One Burkholderia sp. WP9 genomic window, AACCGCACCGGGAAACGCCAGCACCCAGCCGAGCATGGAAGCCCGTTCGCTGGCCACCACCAGCATGGCGCCTGGAATGCCGATCAGCGTACCGATCACGTGCGCCCAGCCGTAGATGTCGCGCGTGCCATACAGATAGAAGCGATGAGCGCCGAGGCAACCGAAGAAGAACGCCAGTGCGGCGGTAATCGTCTTGGATCTGAAACGCGGGGAAGTCGAAGCTAGGGTGGACATGTAGGCGAGGTCAGAGTGACAGGCGGTCGAAAGGAACGGCGCGCGGCTCGCGCGGACCGACGCGCATTCTACGCCCGCCACACGGCGCCGGTCACGTGGCGGGCGGCGCGGCGGTTTTGCGATAAATGCCGGAGTTAGTAGGGTTGCATCCGCGGGGCGGCTAGCTGGTTCGGAAGGGCGGCGGCGCTTCGGGCGCGCTGCGGCTGAATGTCGCTGACTGCTTGTTACGGCGCGGAGTAAGTGACGCGGTAAACCGCTCCGGCATAGTCGTCGCTGATCAGGAGGGAACCGTCGGGTAGGGGCAACACGTCGGCGGGACGGCCCCATACGGCCTCGCCGGGTTGCAGCCAGCCTTCCGCAAAGACTTCCTGGCGGGCGTTGCTGCCATCCGGGTCCGTGACGACATGCACGACGCGATAGCCAACCTTCTTGCTGCGATTCCACGAGCCGTGCTCGGCGACGAAAATCGTATTCCGGTAAGCGGGCGGAAACATCGAGCCGCTGTAAAAGCGCATGCCGAGCGCGGCGACGTGCGCACCGAGTTTGACCGTCGGCGGCGTGAACCCGCTGCACGGATGGTCCTTGCCGAACTCGGGATCGGGCGTGTTGCCGCCGTGGCAGTAGGGAAAACCGAAATCCATCCCGGCGCGCGGCGCGCGGTTGAGCTTGTCGTCCGGGACGTCGTCGCCTAGCAGGTCGCGGCCGTTGTCGGTGAACCACAGTTCATGCGTCACCGGATGCCACGCGAAACCGACCGAATTGCGGATGCCGCGTGCGACGACTTCATAGTGGCTGCCGTCCGGGTTCATGCGGCCGATCAGGCCGAAACGGTCGCGGTCTTTCAGGCAGACGTTGCAGGGCGCGCCTTGCGGCACATATAGCTTGCCGTCCGGGCCGAAAGCGATGAATTTCCAGCCATGGTGCGTCTCCGTAGGCAAGGTGTCGATCACGACGGCAGGCTTGGGGGGATCGTTCAGGTGCGTGTCGATCGCATCGAAGCGAACAATTTTCGATACCGCCGAAACATAGAGCGCGCCATCGCGCCATGCCACGCCCGCCGGCGTTTCCAGCCCGGAAGCAATCACGTGGCGGGCTGTCACCTGCCCATTTTGCAATTCGAGCGCGTAGACGTGGCCGTCCAGACTGCCTATATAAAGAATGCCCTTCGGCGAGAGCGCCATGGCTCGCGCGCTCGGCACGGCGTCCGACAAGACATCGATGCGAAAGCCCGGCGGTAGTTTGATCCGCTCCACCGGCAGTGCGGCGAGCGCCGGCAGGGCAGTCGCGGCGAGCAAGACGGCTGCGCCCGTGTTCAGGGTCCTGCTTCGCAGAATGCGCGCCGAGCCGGCAAGTCGCGCAACGGTGCCAGGAAAATCGCGCAAAAACACAATGGGTGGCAGGAGTTTCAAGGGCGCTCCGTCAGGTAATTCGGGCGTTTCGGCGTGGTGCGAGGTCCCCGCCTGTCAGGCCGACGCAACCCCGTTGCTCAGTTTATCCCGGTAAGTGTTTGTTATGGCGTCGGTTTCCCGCTATAATCGCGTGTTTCAGTCGTTCCGAACCCCGGTTTTCAAGGATTCTAGTATGGTCATCATCCGCTTGGCTCGTGGCGGCTCCAAGAAGCGCCCGTTCTACAACATCGTCGCAACCGATTCGCGTAACCGTCGTGACGGCCGCTTCATCGAGCGCGTTGGCTTCTACAACCCGGTCGCTACGAAGGGTGAGTCGCTGCGTATCGCTCAAGACCGCCTGACGTACTGGCAAGGCGTTGGCGCACAACTGTCGCCGACCGTCGAGCGTCTCGTGAAGGAAGCTGCAAAGGCGCAGCCGGCTGCTTAATGGTAGCTAGCCTGCGTATCGTCGTCGGTTCGTCCGGCGGCTCTCGCGGTTTGCGTGAGCGGCCCAATGAGCAGTCCGATGCGCGAGTTGTTTTGCTGAAGCAGGCGTCGAAGCTGGTAGCGAGGTTCTTTTATGTCTGAGCGTGATTCCGGCAGTTCAGGTAGCGCCAAGGCAGTAGCCCCGCGCGCGAAGACGTCTGATCAGGCGCCGTTCGGTGCATTCGTCCGTAAGCCGGTCGAAAATGCCGAGGGCAAGGCGAAAGCCAATGTTGCAAACGCCGGTTCTGGTGCAGCAGAAATGCGCATGGAAACGGTGGAAAGCTGGCCGGCCGATGCGGTCGAGGTCGGTGCAATCGTCGACGCTTACGGCCTCAAAGGCTGGGTCAAGGTAGCCGCGCATGCGGATGCCGGACATGGCGGCGACGCTTTGCTGAGCGCGAAGCGCTGGTGGCTGCTCAAAGGTCAGGAGCGCAAATCGGCGCCGTCGTTGCAAGCGAAAACGCATAGCGACAGTGTGGTGGCCCATCTGGGCGGCGTCACTGATCGCGACGTGGCGCTGGCACTGCGCGGCTCCCGCGTCTATATCAGCCGCAGCGAGTTTCCGGCTCTCGAAGTCGACGAATTCTACTGGGTCGACCTGCTCGGCCTGGATGTGGTGAATGTTGCCGGGGTCAATCTCGGCAAGGTTGCAGACATGATCGACAACGGTGCGCACTCGGTGATGCGTATCGAATATCCGGCTACCGACAAAAGCGGCAAGCCGGTCACCGGCGAGCGTTTGATCCCGTTCGTCGGCGTTTTTGTCAAAACGGTGGACCAGGCGGCGAAGCAGATCACTGTCGACTGGGAAGCCGATTATTAAATCATTCGCTGAATGGAGAGAGCGATGCAGTTCGATGTCGTCACGCTCTTTCCTGACATGTTTCGTGCGCTGACCGACTGGGGTATCACCAGTCGCGCGGCGAAACAGGAGCGCTACGGTTTGCGTACGTGGAATCCACGCGATTTCACGACCGACAACTACCGCACAATCGACGATCGCCCGTACGGCGGCGGACCCGGCATGGTTATGCTGGCCAGGCCGCTGGAAGATGCGATCGGCGCGGCGAAAGCGGCGCAGGCGGAGCAGGGTATCGGCGCGTCGCGCGTCGTGATGATGTCGCCGCAAGGCGCCACGCTGAATCACGACCGTGTCATGCAGTTTGCGGCCGAACCCGGCTTGATCCTGTTGTGCGGGCGCTATGAAGCGATCGACCAGCGTTTGCTCGACCGTGTCGTCGACGAAGAAGTCAGCCTTGGCGACTTCGTGCTGTCTGGCGGAGAATTGCCGGCCATGGCGTTGATGGATGCCGTGGTGCGTCAGTTGCCCGGCGTGCTCAACGACTCGCAGTCTGCGGTGCAGGATAGTTT contains:
- a CDS encoding NINE protein, with the translated sequence MSTLASTSPRFRSKTITAALAFFFGCLGAHRFYLYGTRDIYGWAHVIGTLIGIPGAMLVVASERASMLGWVLAFPGAVSLLAAFLAAIVYGLRPDEKWDAQFNAQSQRKSRSGWTVIFVVIFSLLIGAFLLMTGLAISFQTYFEGQVQAAKALSQ
- a CDS encoding PQQ-dependent sugar dehydrogenase, which encodes MKLLPPIVFLRDFPGTVARLAGSARILRSRTLNTGAAVLLAATALPALAALPVERIKLPPGFRIDVLSDAVPSARAMALSPKGILYIGSLDGHVYALELQNGQVTARHVIASGLETPAGVAWRDGALYVSAVSKIVRFDAIDTHLNDPPKPAVVIDTLPTETHHGWKFIAFGPDGKLYVPQGAPCNVCLKDRDRFGLIGRMNPDGSHYEVVARGIRNSVGFAWHPVTHELWFTDNGRDLLGDDVPDDKLNRAPRAGMDFGFPYCHGGNTPDPEFGKDHPCSGFTPPTVKLGAHVAALGMRFYSGSMFPPAYRNTIFVAEHGSWNRSKKVGYRVVHVVTDPDGSNARQEVFAEGWLQPGEAVWGRPADVLPLPDGSLLISDDYAGAVYRVTYSAP
- the rpsP gene encoding 30S ribosomal protein S16; translation: MVIIRLARGGSKKRPFYNIVATDSRNRRDGRFIERVGFYNPVATKGESLRIAQDRLTYWQGVGAQLSPTVERLVKEAAKAQPAA
- the rimM gene encoding ribosome maturation factor RimM (Essential for efficient processing of 16S rRNA), yielding MSERDSGSSGSAKAVAPRAKTSDQAPFGAFVRKPVENAEGKAKANVANAGSGAAEMRMETVESWPADAVEVGAIVDAYGLKGWVKVAAHADAGHGGDALLSAKRWWLLKGQERKSAPSLQAKTHSDSVVAHLGGVTDRDVALALRGSRVYISRSEFPALEVDEFYWVDLLGLDVVNVAGVNLGKVADMIDNGAHSVMRIEYPATDKSGKPVTGERLIPFVGVFVKTVDQAAKQITVDWEADY
- the trmD gene encoding tRNA (guanosine(37)-N1)-methyltransferase TrmD produces the protein MQFDVVTLFPDMFRALTDWGITSRAAKQERYGLRTWNPRDFTTDNYRTIDDRPYGGGPGMVMLARPLEDAIGAAKAAQAEQGIGASRVVMMSPQGATLNHDRVMQFAAEPGLILLCGRYEAIDQRLLDRVVDEEVSLGDFVLSGGELPAMALMDAVVRQLPGVLNDSQSAVQDSFVDVLLDCPHYTRPEEYDGVRVPDVLLGGHHAEIEAWRRREALRNTLNKRPDLIVKARKNKMLSRADEAWLASLAKEESKA